In Trifolium pratense cultivar HEN17-A07 linkage group LG7, ARS_RC_1.1, whole genome shotgun sequence, a genomic segment contains:
- the LOC123896376 gene encoding uncharacterized protein LOC123896376, which translates to MVIHSNQFHPLISYRTWFGNNSFGELYPNLYAKEAFKDVLISDRLSRNGTDTEWHWQWCEELSDNDTHHLRALKQLLLDCPFDQARSDRWRWVPDSVGLFTVKSCYSLLLQYSNTVVLESNVLDAIQKLWKNDVPSKVNIFGWRLLLEKLPTRAALHHRGILNNPHDISCTFCYMQMEDCSHLFFNCSFVKGVWETIYRWLGQSLPTGLEGWNHFLSFGSLVKSRKGNRVRHLIWLATTWCLWKLKNNVVFNGALPDASKLVDDIKTFS; encoded by the exons ATGGTAATACATAGTAATCAATTTCATCCATTAATTTCATATCGAACG TGGTTTGGAAATAACAGTTTTGGTGAATTATATCCTAATCTGTATGCAAAAGAAGCTTTTAAGGATGTTTTGATCTCAGATAGATTGAGTCGAAATGGAACAGATACCGAGTGGCATTGGCAGTGGTGTGAAGAACTTTCTGACAATGACACACATCATCTTCGAGCTCTTAAGCAACTTTTACTTGATTGTCCTTTTGATCAAGCGAGGTCGGATAGATGGCGGTGGGTGCCGGATTCGGTTGGCCTCTTTACGGTTAAATCGTGTTATAGTTTGTTGCTTCAATATTCTAACACGGTTGTTTTGGAGTCAAATGTTTTGGATGCTATCCAAAAGCTTTGGAAAAACGATGTTCCAtctaaagttaatatttttggtTGGAGATTGCTTCTAGAGAAGCTTCCTACGCGGGCAGCCCTTCATCATAGAGGTATATTGAATAATCCGCATGATATTTCTTGTACTTTTTGTTATATGCAAATGGAAGATTGTTCCCATCTATTCTTCAATTGCTCTTTTGTTAAAGGTGTGTGGGAAACTATATATAGATGGTTAGGACAGAGTTTACCGACAGGTTTGGAAGGTTGGAATCACTTTTTATCCTTTGGTTCTTTGGTTAAATCAAGAAAAGGTAATCGGGTTCGTCATTTGATTTGGTTGGCCACTACATGGTGCTTATGGAAGCTTaaaaataatgttgtttttaatGGAGCCTTACCGGATGCTTCCAAACTTGTAGATGatattaaaactttttcttAG